A single region of the Pseudomonas sp. VD-NE ins genome encodes:
- the nuoJ gene encoding NADH-quinone oxidoreductase subunit J yields MEFAFYFASGIAVVSTLRVVTNTNPVHALLYLIISLIAVAMTFFALGAPFAGVLEVIAYAGAIMVLFVFVVMMLNLGPASVQQERVWLKPGIWAGPVILAALLLAELLYVLFAHQSGQAIGHTTVDAKAVGISLFGPYLLVVELASMLLLAAAVTAFHLGRNEAKE; encoded by the coding sequence ATGGAATTCGCTTTCTATTTCGCATCGGGTATCGCTGTTGTGTCCACGCTTCGCGTAGTCACCAACACCAACCCTGTGCACGCCCTGCTCTACCTGATCATCTCGTTGATCGCCGTGGCCATGACCTTCTTCGCACTCGGCGCACCGTTCGCCGGCGTGCTGGAAGTGATCGCCTACGCCGGCGCCATCATGGTGCTGTTCGTGTTCGTGGTGATGATGCTCAACCTGGGCCCAGCCTCGGTTCAGCAAGAACGCGTCTGGCTCAAGCCCGGCATCTGGGCCGGTCCGGTGATTCTCGCCGCGCTGCTGCTGGCCGAACTGCTGTATGTGCTGTTCGCTCACCAGAGCGGTCAGGCCATCGGCCACACCACCGTAGACGCGAAAGCCGTGGGCATCAGCCTGTTCGGCCCGTATCTGCTGGTGGTCGAACTCGCCTCGATGCTGCTGCTCGCCGCAGCCGTCACGGCGTTCCATTTGGGCCGTAACGAGGCGAAGGAGTAA
- the nuoK gene encoding NADH-quinone oxidoreductase subunit NuoK, with translation MPAIPLEHGLAVAGILFCLGLVGLMVRRNILFVLMSLEVMMNASALAFIVAGARWGQPDGQIMFILVISLAAAEASIGLAILLQLYRRFHTLDIDAASEMRG, from the coding sequence ATGCCTGCTATCCCTCTCGAACATGGTCTGGCGGTCGCCGGCATCCTGTTCTGCCTTGGTCTGGTCGGCCTGATGGTCCGCCGCAACATTTTGTTCGTGTTGATGAGTCTGGAAGTGATGATGAACGCCTCTGCACTGGCGTTCATTGTTGCTGGCGCCCGTTGGGGCCAGCCGGATGGACAGATCATGTTCATCCTGGTGATCAGCCTTGCAGCCGCCGAGGCCAGTATTGGTCTGGCGATCCTGCTGCAACTGTATCGCCGCTTCCACACGCTCGATATCGACGCTGCCAGTGAGATGCGCGGATGA
- the nuoL gene encoding NADH-quinone oxidoreductase subunit L: protein MNLIFLTFVFPLIGFLLLSFSRGRWSENLSALIGVGSIGLSAIVAAYVIWQFNVAPPEGGHYTLVLWKWMAVEGFKPDFALYVDGLSITMLGVVVGVGFLIHLFASWYMRGEAGYSRFFSYTNLFIASMLFLVLGDNLLFLYFGWEGVGLCSYLLIGFYYSNRNNGNAALKAFIVTRIGDVFMAIGLFILFQQVGTLNIQELLVLAPQKFQVGDFWITLATLMLLGGAVGKSAQLPLQTWLADAMAGPTPVSALIHAATMVTAGVYLIARTHGLFTLAPEILHLVGIVGGVTLVLAGFAALVQTDIKRILAYSTMSQIGYMFLALGVGAWDGAIFHLMTHAFFKALLFLASGAVIVACHHEQNIFKMGGLWKKLPLAYASFIVGGAALAALPLVTAGFYSKDEILWEAFASGNHGLLYAGLVGAFMTSLYTFRLIFITFHGEAKTEAHAGHGISHWLPLSVLIVLSTFVGAMIVPPLHGVLPESVGHAGGEAKHSLEIASGAIALAGILLAALLFLGKRRFVTAIANSGIGRFLSAWWFAAWGFDWIYDKLFVKPYLAISHVLRKDPLDQTIGLIPRMAKGGHTALSRTETGQLRWYAASMAAGAVLVIGAIVLVAV from the coding sequence ATGAACCTGATCTTTCTGACTTTCGTATTCCCTCTGATCGGTTTCCTGCTGCTGTCGTTCTCCCGTGGACGCTGGTCGGAAAACCTCTCGGCGCTGATCGGCGTGGGTTCCATTGGCTTGTCGGCGATTGTCGCCGCCTACGTCATCTGGCAATTCAACGTCGCACCTCCCGAAGGCGGTCACTACACCCTGGTGCTGTGGAAGTGGATGGCGGTCGAAGGCTTCAAGCCTGACTTCGCCCTCTACGTCGACGGCCTGTCGATCACCATGCTTGGCGTGGTCGTTGGCGTCGGTTTCCTGATTCACCTGTTCGCGTCCTGGTACATGCGCGGCGAAGCGGGTTACTCGCGCTTCTTCTCGTACACCAACCTGTTTATCGCCAGCATGCTGTTCCTGGTGCTCGGCGATAACCTGTTGTTCCTGTACTTCGGCTGGGAAGGCGTGGGCCTGTGCTCGTACCTGTTGATCGGTTTCTACTACAGCAACCGCAACAACGGTAACGCCGCCCTCAAAGCCTTCATCGTGACCCGGATCGGCGACGTGTTCATGGCCATCGGCCTGTTCATCCTGTTCCAGCAAGTGGGCACGCTGAACATCCAGGAACTGCTGGTGCTGGCACCGCAGAAATTCCAGGTCGGCGACTTCTGGATCACCTTGGCGACTCTGATGTTGCTGGGTGGCGCGGTCGGTAAATCGGCACAACTGCCGCTGCAAACCTGGCTCGCGGACGCGATGGCCGGCCCGACTCCGGTTTCGGCACTGATCCACGCCGCGACGATGGTAACTGCCGGTGTCTACCTGATCGCCCGTACCCACGGTCTGTTCACCCTGGCGCCGGAAATCCTGCACCTGGTCGGCATCGTTGGCGGTGTGACCCTGGTACTGGCTGGTTTCGCTGCACTGGTTCAAACCGACATCAAACGTATCCTCGCCTACTCGACCATGAGCCAGATCGGCTACATGTTCCTGGCGCTGGGCGTTGGTGCATGGGATGGCGCGATTTTCCACCTGATGACCCACGCCTTCTTCAAGGCCCTGCTGTTCCTTGCTTCCGGTGCGGTAATCGTTGCCTGCCACCACGAGCAGAACATCTTCAAGATGGGCGGTCTGTGGAAGAAACTGCCACTGGCCTACGCCAGCTTCATCGTTGGTGGCGCCGCCCTGGCCGCGCTGCCTCTGGTCACCGCAGGCTTCTACTCCAAGGACGAAATCCTTTGGGAAGCGTTCGCCAGCGGCAACCACGGTCTGCTTTACGCAGGTCTGGTCGGCGCGTTCATGACGTCGCTGTACACCTTCCGCCTGATCTTCATCACGTTCCACGGTGAAGCCAAGACCGAAGCCCACGCCGGTCACGGCATCTCGCACTGGCTGCCACTGTCGGTACTGATCGTACTGTCGACTTTCGTCGGTGCGATGATCGTGCCGCCGCTGCACGGCGTACTGCCAGAAAGCGTTGGCCATGCCGGTGGCGAAGCCAAGCACAGTCTGGAAATCGCTTCGGGCGCCATCGCCCTGGCCGGTATCCTGCTGGCAGCGCTGCTGTTCCTCGGCAAGCGTCGCTTCGTCACGGCCATCGCCAACAGCGGCATCGGCCGTTTCCTTTCGGCCTGGTGGTTCGCTGCCTGGGGCTTCGACTGGATCTACGACAAACTGTTCGTCAAGCCTTACCTGGCGATCAGCCACGTACTGCGCAAAGACCCGCTCGACCAGACCATCGGTCTGATCCCGCGTATGGCCAAGGGCGGTCACACTGCCCTGAGCCGCACCGAGACCGGTCAACTGCGTTGGTACGCTGCTTCGATGGCTGCTGGTGCCGTGCTGGTGATTGGCGCCATCGTGCTGGTAGCGGTCTGA
- the nuoM gene encoding NADH-quinone oxidoreductase subunit M, translating to MILPWLILIPFIGGLLCWMGERFGATLPRWIALLTMTLELALGLWLWAHGDYSFAPAPGADPTWALEFKHVWIQRFGINVHLALDGLSLLMILLTGLLGILSVLCSWKEIQRHVGFFHLNLMWILGGVVGVFLALDLFMFFFFWEMMLVPMYFLIALWGHSSSDGKKTRIYAATKFFIFTQASGLIMLVAILGLVLVNFNNTGVITFNYADLLKTKMSMTTEYVLMLGFFIAFAVKLPVVPFHSWLPDAHAQAPTAGSVDLAGILLKTAAYGLLRFALPLFPNASAEFAPIAMTLGLVGIFYGAFLAFAQTDIKRLIAFSSVSHMGFVLIGIYSGSQLALQGAVIQMLAHGVSAAALFILSGQLYERLHTRDMREMGGLWSRIAYLPAISLFFAAASLGLPGTGNFVGEFLILIGTFASAPWITAIATSGLVFGSVYSLIMIHRAYFGPSKSDSILHGMDARELIMVLGLAVLLVYLGVYPQPFLDTSAATMHGVQQWLGTAFTQLASAR from the coding sequence ATGATTCTGCCTTGGCTAATCCTGATCCCCTTCATCGGCGGCCTGCTGTGCTGGATGGGTGAGCGCTTCGGCGCTACCCTCCCCCGCTGGATTGCGCTGTTGACCATGACCCTGGAACTCGCCCTCGGCCTCTGGCTGTGGGCCCACGGTGACTATTCATTTGCGCCGGCGCCTGGCGCCGATCCGACCTGGGCGCTTGAGTTCAAGCATGTCTGGATCCAGCGCTTTGGCATCAACGTGCACCTGGCCCTCGACGGCCTGTCGCTGTTGATGATCCTGCTGACCGGTCTGCTGGGTATCCTCTCGGTACTCTGCTCGTGGAAAGAGATTCAACGTCACGTTGGCTTCTTCCACCTGAACCTGATGTGGATCCTGGGCGGTGTTGTCGGCGTGTTCCTCGCCCTCGACCTGTTCATGTTCTTCTTCTTCTGGGAAATGATGCTGGTGCCGATGTACTTCCTCATCGCGCTCTGGGGTCACAGTTCTTCGGACGGCAAGAAAACCCGGATCTACGCAGCGACCAAGTTCTTCATCTTCACTCAGGCTTCCGGCCTGATCATGCTGGTGGCGATTCTCGGTCTGGTGCTGGTCAACTTCAACAACACCGGCGTGATTACTTTCAACTACGCCGACCTGTTGAAAACCAAGATGTCGATGACCACCGAGTACGTCCTGATGCTCGGCTTCTTCATCGCCTTCGCGGTCAAGCTGCCAGTGGTTCCATTCCACTCGTGGTTGCCTGATGCCCACGCCCAGGCGCCGACTGCAGGTTCCGTCGACCTCGCCGGTATCTTGCTGAAAACCGCTGCCTACGGTCTGCTGCGTTTCGCCCTGCCGCTGTTCCCGAATGCTTCGGCCGAGTTTGCGCCGATCGCCATGACCCTCGGTCTGGTCGGGATCTTCTACGGTGCGTTCCTTGCTTTCGCACAAACCGATATCAAGCGTCTGATTGCCTTCTCGTCCGTTTCCCACATGGGCTTCGTATTGATCGGCATCTACTCCGGCAGCCAACTGGCCCTGCAAGGTGCAGTGATCCAGATGCTGGCGCACGGTGTGTCGGCAGCGGCACTGTTTATCCTCAGCGGTCAGTTGTACGAGCGTCTGCACACTCGTGACATGCGTGAGATGGGCGGTCTGTGGTCGCGTATCGCTTACCTGCCGGCGATCAGCCTGTTCTTCGCAGCTGCTTCTCTGGGTCTGCCGGGTACCGGTAACTTTGTCGGTGAATTCCTGATCCTGATCGGCACGTTCGCCAGCGCTCCATGGATCACCGCGATTGCCACTTCCGGTCTGGTGTTCGGTTCGGTCTACTCGCTGATCATGATCCACCGTGCCTACTTCGGTCCGTCGAAATCGGATTCGATCCTGCACGGCATGGACGCTCGCGAACTGATCATGGTGCTGGGCCTTGCGGTGCTGCTGGTTTACCTCGGCGTCTACCCGCAACCGTTCCTCGACACGTCTGCCGCCACGATGCATGGCGTGCAGCAGTGGCTCGGCACCGCCTTCACTCAACTCGCTTCGGCCCGGTAA